The proteins below come from a single Gordonia pseudamarae genomic window:
- a CDS encoding PIN domain-containing protein, with protein sequence MYLLDLSALWRMQREPAVLEHWRATIEAGELRSCAPQRVEVLRSARNATEFDQMSRDLTLFYPDASVPKNVWRWIDTAQHTLVRAGALRAFSVVDLVICGTSVHHGLTVLHDDRDFDTAARHLTDMRSQRVRSG encoded by the coding sequence GTGTACCTCCTCGACTTGTCAGCTCTGTGGCGGATGCAGCGCGAGCCCGCCGTCTTGGAGCATTGGCGAGCTACTATTGAAGCAGGTGAATTACGGTCATGCGCACCCCAACGCGTCGAAGTTCTCCGATCAGCGCGCAATGCGACCGAGTTCGACCAGATGAGCCGCGATCTCACGCTCTTCTACCCCGATGCATCTGTACCCAAGAACGTGTGGCGGTGGATCGACACCGCCCAGCACACACTGGTTCGAGCCGGCGCGTTGCGAGCGTTCAGTGTCGTCGACCTGGTGATCTGCGGAACCTCTGTCCACCATGGCCTGACCGTGCTGCATGATGACCGCGACTTCGATACGGCAGCCAGGCACCTAACTGATATGCGATCCCAGCGCGTGAGAAGTGGTTGA
- the metE gene encoding 5-methyltetrahydropteroyltriglutamate--homocysteine S-methyltransferase — protein sequence MSINNRPFTTTVLGTPRVGPNRELKRAIEGYWAGRVSAADLAETAASLRRDTWTQLAAAGFDSIPVNTFSYYDQVLDTAVMLDALPARVSGIADPLDRYFAAARGNAEVTPLEMTKWFDTNYHYLVPEIGPDTTFTLKPEKILAEVAQAHGLGITARPVVVGPITFLTLAKAVDGAAAPITRIDDVLPAYFELLDRLVDAGADWVQFDEPSLVTDAVNGLPELAEAVYGRLSAVTRRPALLVATYFGDPGAALGALARTDVEGIAVDLVEGDVAAVAAVPELANKLVVAGVVDGRNIWRTDLDKALGTLGTLLGSTGSLAVSTSCSTLHVPYSLEPETALDDNLRGWLAFAAEKYTEVATLSHALRDGRESQAAAFEASSAALATRATDPRLRVETVRTRLAAVTDADVTRGEASARLDRQQEKLGLPALPTTTIGSYPQTSAIRVARAALRKGDIDDAAYVEKMRAEIAEVIALQEKIGLDVLVHGEPERNDMVQYFAEQLDGFFATANGWVQSYGTRCVRPPILFGDVVRPNAMTVDWITYAQSLTGKPVKGMLTGPVTILAWSFVRNDQPLADSANQIALAIRDETVDLEKAGVGIIQVDEPALRELLPLRDADKPAYLAWAVKAFRLSTSGVADQTQIHTHLCYSEFGEVIGAIAALDADVTSIEAARSKMEVLDDLNAVGFANGVGPGVYDIHSPRVPGTAEIAESLAAALKAVDPRRLWVNPDCGLKTRGTDEVVASLTNLVEATEQVRATL from the coding sequence ATGTCGATCAACAACCGGCCGTTTACCACCACAGTGCTCGGCACCCCGCGGGTGGGGCCGAACCGCGAACTCAAGCGTGCCATTGAAGGATACTGGGCGGGCCGCGTGTCCGCAGCCGATCTGGCCGAGACGGCTGCCAGCCTGCGCCGCGACACCTGGACCCAGCTCGCGGCAGCCGGATTCGATTCCATCCCGGTCAACACCTTCTCGTACTACGACCAGGTCCTCGACACCGCGGTCATGCTCGACGCCCTGCCCGCCAGGGTCTCCGGCATCGCCGATCCGCTGGACCGCTACTTCGCCGCCGCCCGCGGCAACGCCGAGGTCACCCCTCTGGAGATGACCAAGTGGTTCGACACCAACTACCACTACCTGGTTCCCGAGATCGGCCCGGACACCACGTTCACGCTCAAGCCGGAGAAGATCCTCGCCGAGGTCGCCCAGGCCCACGGCCTCGGCATCACCGCACGCCCCGTCGTCGTCGGTCCCATCACCTTCCTGACGCTGGCCAAGGCCGTCGACGGTGCGGCCGCACCGATCACCCGCATCGACGACGTGCTGCCCGCCTACTTCGAACTGCTCGACCGTCTCGTCGACGCGGGTGCGGACTGGGTGCAGTTCGACGAGCCGTCGCTGGTCACCGATGCCGTCAACGGCCTGCCCGAGCTGGCCGAGGCCGTGTACGGACGCTTGTCCGCGGTCACCCGCCGCCCCGCGCTGCTGGTCGCCACCTACTTCGGTGATCCCGGTGCCGCGCTCGGCGCTCTGGCCCGCACCGACGTCGAGGGCATCGCCGTCGACCTTGTCGAGGGCGACGTCGCCGCCGTGGCGGCCGTGCCCGAGCTGGCGAACAAGCTGGTCGTCGCGGGCGTGGTCGACGGCCGCAACATCTGGCGGACCGATCTCGACAAGGCACTGGGCACCCTGGGCACCCTGCTCGGGTCTACCGGCTCGCTGGCGGTGTCCACATCCTGCTCGACGCTGCACGTGCCGTACAGCTTGGAGCCGGAGACCGCACTCGATGACAATCTGCGCGGCTGGCTGGCGTTCGCCGCCGAGAAGTACACCGAGGTCGCGACGTTGTCGCACGCACTGCGCGACGGCCGTGAATCGCAGGCTGCGGCGTTCGAGGCGAGCAGTGCCGCCCTGGCGACCCGCGCCACCGATCCACGTCTGCGCGTGGAGACCGTACGGACGCGGCTGGCAGCCGTCACCGACGCCGACGTGACCCGCGGCGAGGCGTCCGCACGCCTGGACCGCCAGCAGGAGAAGCTGGGGCTGCCGGCACTGCCGACCACCACGATCGGCTCCTACCCGCAGACCTCGGCGATCCGCGTGGCCCGTGCCGCGCTCCGCAAGGGCGATATCGACGACGCGGCGTACGTGGAGAAGATGCGCGCCGAGATCGCCGAAGTGATTGCGCTGCAGGAGAAGATCGGTCTGGACGTACTGGTGCACGGGGAGCCCGAGCGCAACGACATGGTGCAGTACTTCGCCGAGCAACTCGACGGATTCTTTGCCACCGCGAACGGCTGGGTGCAGTCCTACGGCACCCGCTGCGTGCGCCCGCCGATCCTGTTCGGCGATGTCGTCCGCCCGAACGCGATGACCGTCGACTGGATCACCTACGCACAGTCACTGACCGGAAAGCCCGTCAAGGGCATGCTGACCGGCCCGGTGACGATCCTGGCGTGGTCGTTCGTCCGCAACGATCAGCCGCTGGCCGATTCGGCCAACCAGATCGCGCTGGCCATCCGCGACGAGACCGTCGACCTGGAGAAGGCCGGTGTCGGCATCATCCAGGTCGACGAGCCGGCGCTGCGTGAGTTGCTCCCGCTGCGGGACGCCGACAAACCGGCCTATCTGGCCTGGGCGGTCAAAGCGTTCCGGCTGTCCACCTCCGGTGTCGCCGACCAGACGCAGATTCACACCCACCTGTGCTACTCCGAGTTCGGTGAGGTCATCGGCGCGATCGCCGCCCTCGACGCCGACGTCACCTCGATCGAGGCGGCCCGGTCGAAGATGGAGGTGCTCGACGATCTGAACGCCGTCGGCTTCGCCAACGGCGTCGGTCCGGGTGTCTACGACATCCACTCGCCGCGTGTTCCCGGCACCGCCGAGATCGCCGAATCACTCGCCGCCGCTTTGAAGGCCGTTGATCCGCGCCGTCTGTGGGTCAATCCCGACTGCGGCCTCAAGACCCGCGGCACCGACGAAGTGGTCGCCTCCCTGACCAACCTGGTCGAGGCCACCGAACAGGTCCGCGCCACCTTGTAA
- a CDS encoding bifunctional 2-methylcitrate synthase/citrate synthase, producing MSAPTAEQPTIYKGLAGVVVDKTAVSKVVPETNSLTYRGYAVQDLAQHCSFEQVAYLLWHGELPTDVQLADFSQKERANRRLDRTAASILSKIPDTCHPMDVVRTAISFLGTEDSAEDDPSPSANLAKSLRMLAVLPTIVAADMRRRRGLEPIAPHHGLGYSENFLNMVFGEVPDPVIVKAFEKSMVLYAEHSFNASTFAARVVTSTQSDIYSAVTAAIGALKGSLHGGANEAVMHDMIDIDRPERAREWLSAKLDNKDKVMGFGHRVYKNGDSRVPTMRAALEDISAHFGEDKWLTIYAELEDEMGKRTGIKPNLDFPTGPAYFLMGFDIPAFTPIFVMSRITGWTAHIMEQVASNALIRPLSAYDGQAQRSLAVG from the coding sequence ATGAGTGCACCTACCGCGGAACAACCCACCATCTACAAGGGCCTTGCCGGGGTGGTCGTCGACAAGACGGCCGTCTCCAAGGTTGTGCCCGAGACGAATTCGCTGACCTACCGTGGTTACGCGGTGCAGGATCTGGCGCAGCACTGCTCGTTCGAGCAGGTGGCCTACCTGCTGTGGCACGGGGAACTGCCCACTGACGTTCAGCTCGCCGACTTCAGCCAGAAGGAGCGGGCCAACCGTCGGCTCGACCGCACGGCTGCGTCGATCCTGTCGAAGATCCCCGACACCTGCCACCCGATGGACGTTGTGCGAACGGCGATCTCCTTCCTGGGTACTGAGGATTCCGCCGAGGACGACCCGAGCCCGTCGGCGAACCTGGCCAAGTCGCTGCGGATGCTGGCGGTGCTGCCGACCATCGTGGCCGCCGACATGCGCCGGCGGCGCGGGCTGGAGCCGATCGCCCCGCATCACGGGCTCGGCTACTCGGAGAACTTCCTGAACATGGTGTTCGGCGAGGTTCCCGATCCGGTGATCGTCAAGGCCTTCGAGAAGTCGATGGTCCTGTACGCCGAGCACAGCTTCAATGCCTCCACCTTCGCCGCGCGAGTGGTCACCTCGACGCAGTCGGACATCTACAGTGCGGTCACCGCAGCTATCGGTGCGCTCAAGGGCAGTCTGCACGGCGGCGCGAATGAGGCCGTCATGCACGACATGATCGATATCGACCGGCCAGAACGTGCACGGGAATGGCTGAGCGCCAAACTCGACAACAAGGACAAGGTGATGGGCTTCGGTCACCGCGTGTACAAGAACGGCGACTCGCGGGTGCCGACGATGCGCGCGGCGCTGGAGGACATTTCTGCTCACTTCGGTGAGGACAAGTGGCTGACGATCTATGCCGAGCTCGAGGACGAGATGGGCAAGCGTACCGGGATCAAGCCGAACCTGGATTTCCCGACCGGCCCCGCCTATTTCCTGATGGGCTTCGACATCCCGGCGTTCACGCCGATATTTGTGATGAGTCGGATCACGGGGTGGACCGCGCACATCATGGAGCAGGTGGCCTCCAACGCCCTGATCCGGCCGCTCAGTGCCTACGACGGTCAGGCGCAGCGGTCCCTCGCTGTGGGTTAG
- a CDS encoding IS256 family transposase — protein MTAPHIVDPAGLLSQALTDASPDLMRELLQTVINALLSADADAVCGAEWGRRSEERTNYRNGYRHRPLDTRVGTIDVAVPKLRSGTYFPEWLLERRKRAESALITVVADCYLAGVSTRRMDKLVKTLGIDSLSKSQVSRMAEDLDEQVAAFRHRRLDEAGPFTFVTADALTIKVRENKQVVKAVVLLATGVNGDGHREVLGMQVATSETTASWNTFFADLVARGLGGVRLVTSDAHAGLIEAIAANLPGAAWQRCRTHYAANLMAVCPKSMWPAVKAMLHSVYDQPTAGAVNAQFDRLIEYTEDRLPDVAEHLGDAREDLLAFAAFPDDVWRQIWSNNPTERLNREIRRRTDVVGIFPNRDAIVRLIGAVLAEQTDEWAEGRRYLGLEVLSRCRLTVTDTDHTPEVNTDPLIQLPA, from the coding sequence ATGACCGCACCCCACATTGTCGACCCGGCCGGCCTGTTGAGCCAAGCTCTGACCGACGCGTCACCGGATCTGATGCGCGAGCTGCTGCAGACAGTGATTAACGCCCTGCTGTCTGCGGATGCCGACGCCGTGTGCGGCGCCGAATGGGGCCGCCGGTCCGAAGAGCGCACCAACTACCGCAACGGCTACCGCCACCGACCCCTCGATACCCGCGTAGGCACCATCGACGTCGCCGTGCCCAAGCTCCGGTCGGGCACCTACTTCCCCGAGTGGTTGCTCGAACGCCGCAAACGCGCCGAGTCCGCGCTGATCACCGTGGTCGCTGACTGCTATCTCGCCGGGGTCTCGACCCGCCGGATGGACAAGCTGGTCAAGACCCTGGGCATCGATTCGTTGTCGAAGTCGCAGGTCTCCCGCATGGCCGAAGACCTCGACGAACAGGTTGCCGCGTTTCGTCACCGCCGACTGGACGAGGCCGGCCCGTTCACGTTCGTCACCGCGGATGCGTTGACGATCAAGGTCCGCGAGAACAAGCAGGTCGTCAAAGCCGTCGTGCTGCTGGCTACCGGAGTCAACGGTGACGGTCATCGTGAGGTGCTCGGCATGCAGGTCGCCACCAGTGAGACCACAGCCTCGTGGAACACCTTCTTCGCCGACCTCGTGGCCCGCGGCCTGGGCGGAGTTCGCCTGGTGACTTCCGATGCCCATGCCGGGCTCATCGAGGCGATCGCAGCGAACCTACCGGGAGCGGCCTGGCAACGCTGCCGCACCCATTACGCGGCGAATCTGATGGCGGTGTGTCCGAAGTCGATGTGGCCAGCAGTCAAGGCCATGCTGCACAGCGTCTATGACCAACCCACTGCTGGTGCGGTCAATGCCCAGTTCGACCGACTCATCGAATACACCGAAGACCGCCTACCCGACGTCGCCGAACACCTCGGCGACGCCCGTGAAGACCTGCTGGCATTCGCCGCGTTTCCTGATGACGTGTGGCGCCAGATCTGGTCCAACAACCCCACAGAACGACTCAACCGCGAGATCCGGCGCCGCACCGACGTCGTAGGCATCTTCCCGAACCGCGATGCCATCGTCCGGCTCATCGGAGCAGTGCTCGCCGAGCAGACCGACGAATGGGCCGAAGGCCGCCGCTACCTCGGCCTCGAAGTGCTCAGCCGCTGCCGACTGACCGTCACCGACACCGACCACACACCGGAGGTGAACACCGACCCACTGATCCAACTACCCGCCTGA
- a CDS encoding IS1380 family transposase, producing the protein MSKSTSPYPSVSVDGSGTGVVSHAGAVVLLRTAHKTGLTSALSQALAPWRAPMATHDPGKIIADLAVAVAIGGDCLADINQVRTDPGVFGPVASDPTVSRLVSTLAADATTALAAINTARAAARATAWSAAGEGAPDHGRDARAPLIIDLDATLVTAHSEKQQATATWKKGFGFHPLCAFVDHQGEGTGEPLAIELRPGNAGSNTAADHITVVEQALTQIRGTGGYRVGKSVLIRTDSAGGTHDFLDYLTRRRLSYSVGFGLTETIATVIDRLQPAAWTPAYDSDGTERDGAWVAELTGVLDLSGWPDGIRVIVRKEHPHPGAQLRYTDSDGMRLTAFATNTTTGQLAALELRHRRRARCEDRIRNAKDCGLTNLPLHGFDQNRIWCAIVMLACELIAWTQLLGFDGTTARRWEPKKLRLHLFSIAAKITRHARRTRLKLATHAPGRHLLLAALTRLDTLPNPR; encoded by the coding sequence GTGAGTAAGTCTACGTCGCCGTACCCGTCAGTGTCGGTAGATGGTTCAGGAACCGGTGTCGTGTCGCATGCGGGGGCTGTGGTGTTGCTGCGTACGGCGCACAAAACTGGTCTGACCAGCGCACTGTCACAGGCATTGGCGCCGTGGCGTGCGCCGATGGCAACCCATGATCCGGGCAAGATCATCGCTGATCTGGCCGTGGCGGTCGCGATCGGTGGGGACTGCCTGGCCGACATCAACCAGGTCCGCACCGATCCGGGTGTGTTCGGGCCGGTGGCCTCCGATCCGACGGTGTCACGGCTGGTCTCGACGTTGGCCGCCGATGCCACCACAGCTTTGGCGGCGATCAACACCGCACGCGCAGCCGCGCGTGCGACGGCGTGGTCCGCTGCCGGTGAGGGTGCCCCTGATCATGGCCGTGATGCCCGTGCACCGCTGATCATCGATCTCGATGCCACGTTGGTGACCGCCCATTCGGAGAAGCAGCAGGCCACCGCGACGTGGAAGAAAGGATTCGGGTTCCACCCGTTGTGCGCGTTCGTCGACCACCAGGGCGAGGGTACCGGTGAACCCCTGGCAATCGAGCTACGCCCGGGCAACGCTGGTTCCAACACCGCCGCCGACCACATCACCGTCGTCGAACAAGCGTTGACACAGATCCGGGGCACCGGCGGGTATCGGGTGGGTAAAAGCGTGTTGATCCGCACCGATTCCGCTGGTGGCACACACGATTTCCTGGACTACCTGACCCGTCGGCGCCTGTCCTATTCGGTCGGGTTCGGGCTGACCGAGACCATCGCCACCGTCATCGACCGCCTCCAACCTGCGGCGTGGACACCGGCCTATGACAGCGACGGCACCGAACGCGACGGGGCGTGGGTGGCTGAGCTGACCGGCGTGCTCGACCTGTCGGGTTGGCCCGACGGTATACGCGTGATCGTACGCAAAGAACACCCGCATCCAGGGGCGCAACTGCGCTACACCGACTCCGACGGAATGCGGTTGACCGCTTTCGCCACGAACACCACCACAGGTCAGCTCGCCGCACTGGAACTGCGCCACCGTCGTCGTGCCCGCTGCGAGGACCGCATCCGCAACGCGAAAGACTGTGGCCTGACAAACCTTCCATTGCACGGCTTCGACCAGAACCGCATCTGGTGCGCCATAGTCATGCTCGCCTGCGAACTGATCGCCTGGACCCAACTCCTCGGATTCGACGGCACCACCGCACGCCGTTGGGAACCGAAAAAACTACGACTGCACCTGTTCTCCATCGCCGCCAAGATCACCCGACACGCCCGACGCACCCGACTCAAACTCGCCACACACGCACCCGGCCGACACCTACTACTGGCCGCACTCACCCGGCTGGACACCCTACCCAACCCCCGCTGA
- the prpB gene encoding methylisocitrate lyase produces the protein MSLFSSGVTDADKRKALRDGLNSGELQRWPGAFSPLVAKLIADIGFDGVYVSGAVLAADLGLPDIGLTTLSEVTARAGSIARATDLPTLVDADTGFGEPMSAARTVAALEDAGLAGLHLEDQVNPKRCGHLDGKDVVPADVMLKRLRAAVSAKRDPNFVICARTDARGIEGFDAAVDRAKAYADAGADLIFTEALTDLGEFEKFRKAVDTPLLANMTEFGKSDLITADQLRDVGYNAVIYPVTTLRIAMGAVEAGLREILSEGTQAGLLDGMQHRSRLYELLRYAEYNDFDSELFNFTLADGA, from the coding sequence ATGTCGCTGTTCTCCTCGGGCGTCACCGATGCCGACAAGCGCAAGGCGCTACGTGACGGCCTGAACTCGGGTGAGCTGCAACGCTGGCCGGGAGCGTTCTCGCCGCTGGTGGCAAAGCTCATCGCCGATATCGGATTCGATGGCGTGTACGTGTCGGGAGCGGTGCTCGCCGCGGATCTGGGCCTGCCCGACATCGGGTTGACCACGCTCAGCGAGGTGACCGCTCGGGCCGGATCCATCGCCCGGGCAACCGATCTGCCGACCCTCGTCGATGCCGACACCGGGTTCGGCGAGCCGATGAGTGCCGCGCGCACCGTCGCCGCACTCGAGGACGCGGGTCTTGCGGGTTTGCACCTGGAGGATCAGGTCAACCCCAAACGTTGCGGCCACCTCGACGGCAAGGATGTGGTTCCCGCCGATGTGATGCTCAAACGTCTGCGGGCGGCGGTATCGGCGAAACGGGACCCGAACTTCGTGATCTGCGCACGTACCGACGCGCGCGGCATCGAGGGATTCGACGCGGCCGTCGACCGGGCCAAGGCCTACGCCGATGCCGGGGCCGACCTGATCTTCACCGAGGCGTTGACCGACCTCGGTGAGTTCGAGAAGTTCCGCAAAGCCGTGGATACTCCACTGCTGGCGAACATGACCGAGTTCGGTAAATCGGATCTGATCACCGCCGACCAGCTACGGGACGTGGGCTACAACGCGGTCATCTACCCGGTGACCACACTGCGGATCGCGATGGGCGCGGTTGAGGCCGGACTTCGCGAAATCCTCAGCGAGGGAACGCAGGCCGGATTGCTTGACGGGATGCAGCATCGCAGCAGACTGTACGAACTGCTGCGGTACGCGGAGTACAACGACTTCGATTCCGAACTGTTCAATTTCACGCTCGCCGACGGGGCTTAG
- a CDS encoding pyruvate carboxylase, whose product MFDKVLVANRGEIAIRALRAGYELGARTVAVFPYEDRNSLHRFKADEAYQIGIPGHPVRAYLSVEEIVATAVRSGADAVYPGYGFLSENPGLAAACAAAGITFIGPPTEVLELTGNKATAVAAAKAAGLPVLSSSEPSADIEQLLAAAADMRFPVFVKAVAGGGGRGMRRVETIDELADAIAAASREADTAFGDPTVFLEQAVVNPRHIEVQILADTHGNVIHLYERDCSMQRRHQKVVELAPAPNLDPEIRDRICADAVAFARQIGYSCAGTVEFLLDEQGRHVFIEMNPRIQVEHTVTEEITDVDLVGAQLRIASGETLAELGLSQESIKIRGAALQCRITTENPAEGFRPDVGRITTYRSPGGAGIRLDGGTNLGAEVAGHFDSMLVKLTCRGRDFPTAVSRARRAVTEFRIRGVATNIPFLQAVLDDEDFRAGRVTTSFIDDRPWLQMSKGSADRGTKILSYLADVTVNKPHGERPTKVYPRDKLPAVDHNLLSSPPDGSRQRLLELGPEGFAADLLRSKRLGVTDTTFRDAHQSLLATRIRTSGLIAVAPHIAALTPELLSIECWGGATYDVALRFLKEDPWDRLAQLRAAIPNICLQMLLRGANTVGYTPYPTKVTTAFVAEATGVGIDIFRIFDALNNIEQMRPAIDAVRETGTAVAEVAMSYTGDLANPAEDLYTLDYYLRLAEQIVDAGAHIIAIKDMAGLLRAPAATTLVSALRKEFDLPVHVHTHDTAGGQLATYLAAWQAGASAVDGASAALAGTTSQPALSAIVAAAAHTDRDTGLDLGAVCDLEPYWEAVRKVYAPFESGLPAPTGRVYTHEIPGGQLSNLRQQAIALGLGNRFEAVEEAYAAADRMLGRLIKVTPSSKVVGDLALALVGRGITAGEFAADPSAYDIPDSVIGFLRGELGDPAGGWPEPLRTVALEGRADAPSPQELSVEDSAALDVSGRGRQETLNRLLFPGPTKEFEDHQEQFGDTSTLSANQFFYGLRYGEEHRVELEPGHELIIGLEAVSDADEKGMRTVMCVLNGQLRPVAVRDRSVDAEVTSAEKADRSNPNHIAAPFAGVVSLSVGVGDVVAAGAAIGTIEAMKMEATITSPVEGKVTRVAIGEVAQVAPGDLLIVLG is encoded by the coding sequence ATGTTCGATAAGGTTTTGGTGGCCAACCGCGGTGAGATCGCGATCCGCGCACTGCGCGCGGGGTACGAGTTGGGGGCGCGAACCGTCGCGGTGTTCCCGTACGAGGACCGCAATTCGCTGCACCGCTTCAAGGCTGACGAGGCCTATCAGATCGGGATACCGGGCCATCCGGTGCGGGCCTATCTGTCGGTCGAGGAGATTGTCGCGACGGCCGTACGATCCGGCGCCGATGCCGTCTATCCCGGATACGGGTTCCTCTCGGAGAACCCCGGGCTGGCCGCGGCGTGCGCGGCGGCCGGCATCACGTTCATCGGCCCGCCCACCGAGGTACTGGAGCTGACCGGCAACAAGGCGACCGCCGTGGCCGCGGCCAAGGCGGCCGGACTGCCGGTGCTGTCGAGTTCGGAGCCCAGTGCCGACATCGAGCAGTTGCTGGCGGCCGCGGCCGACATGCGGTTCCCGGTGTTCGTCAAGGCCGTGGCCGGTGGTGGCGGACGCGGTATGCGTCGTGTCGAGACGATCGACGAACTCGCCGATGCCATCGCCGCCGCCTCGCGTGAGGCCGACACCGCCTTCGGTGATCCGACCGTGTTCCTGGAGCAGGCCGTGGTCAACCCACGGCACATCGAGGTACAGATCCTCGCCGACACCCACGGCAACGTCATCCACCTGTACGAGCGGGACTGCAGCATGCAGCGCCGCCATCAGAAGGTGGTCGAGCTGGCCCCGGCTCCTAACCTCGATCCCGAGATCCGGGACCGTATCTGCGCCGACGCCGTCGCGTTCGCCCGCCAGATCGGGTATTCGTGCGCCGGTACCGTCGAGTTCCTGCTCGATGAGCAGGGCCGGCACGTGTTCATCGAGATGAACCCGCGCATCCAGGTGGAGCACACGGTCACCGAGGAGATCACCGACGTCGACCTGGTGGGTGCACAGCTGCGCATCGCGTCGGGGGAGACCCTCGCCGAGCTGGGGCTGTCCCAGGAATCGATCAAGATCCGTGGCGCGGCGCTGCAGTGCCGCATCACCACGGAGAACCCGGCCGAGGGTTTCCGGCCCGACGTCGGCCGGATCACCACCTATCGTTCGCCGGGCGGGGCCGGTATCCGGCTCGACGGCGGCACCAACCTCGGCGCCGAGGTGGCCGGGCACTTCGACTCGATGCTGGTCAAGCTCACCTGTCGCGGGCGCGATTTCCCGACGGCGGTCTCACGTGCCCGGCGCGCGGTCACCGAGTTCCGCATCCGTGGCGTGGCCACCAACATCCCGTTCCTGCAGGCGGTGCTCGACGACGAGGACTTCCGGGCCGGCCGTGTCACCACGTCGTTCATCGACGATCGTCCGTGGCTGCAGATGTCGAAGGGATCGGCCGATCGCGGCACCAAGATCCTGTCGTACCTGGCCGACGTCACCGTGAACAAGCCCCACGGCGAACGTCCCACCAAGGTGTACCCGCGCGACAAGCTGCCCGCTGTCGACCACAATCTGCTGAGTTCACCGCCCGACGGCTCGCGGCAACGCCTCCTCGAGCTGGGGCCGGAAGGTTTCGCCGCGGACCTGTTGCGGAGCAAGCGGCTCGGGGTCACCGACACCACCTTCCGGGATGCCCACCAGTCGCTGCTGGCCACCCGCATCCGCACCTCCGGGCTGATCGCGGTGGCTCCCCACATCGCCGCACTCACCCCCGAACTGCTGTCCATCGAATGCTGGGGCGGCGCGACATACGATGTGGCACTGCGCTTCCTGAAGGAAGACCCGTGGGATCGGTTGGCGCAGTTGCGTGCCGCAATCCCCAATATCTGCCTGCAGATGCTGCTGCGCGGAGCCAACACCGTCGGCTACACCCCGTACCCCACCAAGGTGACGACCGCGTTCGTCGCCGAGGCCACCGGGGTGGGCATCGATATCTTCCGGATCTTCGACGCGCTCAACAACATCGAGCAGATGCGTCCGGCGATCGACGCGGTCCGCGAAACCGGCACCGCGGTCGCCGAGGTGGCGATGAGCTACACCGGCGACCTGGCGAACCCGGCTGAAGATCTGTACACGCTCGACTACTATCTGCGCTTGGCCGAGCAGATCGTCGACGCCGGTGCGCACATCATCGCCATCAAGGACATGGCCGGACTGCTTCGCGCACCTGCCGCCACCACCCTGGTGTCGGCGTTGCGCAAGGAATTCGATCTGCCGGTGCACGTGCACACCCACGACACCGCCGGCGGTCAGCTCGCCACCTACCTCGCCGCCTGGCAGGCCGGTGCCAGTGCCGTCGACGGTGCGAGCGCGGCCCTGGCCGGCACCACCAGCCAGCCCGCGTTGTCGGCGATCGTGGCGGCGGCCGCCCATACCGACCGCGATACCGGACTCGATCTGGGTGCGGTGTGCGACCTCGAACCGTACTGGGAGGCCGTGCGCAAGGTGTACGCGCCGTTCGAGTCGGGCCTGCCCGCGCCGACCGGCCGCGTCTACACCCACGAGATCCCTGGCGGCCAGCTGTCCAACCTGCGACAGCAGGCGATCGCACTCGGGCTGGGCAACCGGTTCGAGGCCGTCGAAGAGGCGTATGCGGCGGCCGACCGGATGCTGGGCCGCCTGATCAAGGTGACTCCGTCGTCCAAGGTGGTCGGTGACCTGGCGCTCGCGCTGGTGGGCCGGGGTATCACCGCCGGTGAGTTCGCCGCAGATCCGTCGGCCTACGACATCCCGGACTCGGTGATCGGCTTCCTGCGCGGGGAGCTCGGCGACCCGGCCGGTGGCTGGCCCGAGCCGCTGCGCACCGTCGCCCTCGAAGGCCGTGCCGACGCACCGTCGCCGCAAGAGTTGTCCGTCGAGGACTCGGCCGCGCTCGACGTGTCCGGCCGCGGCCGTCAGGAAACGCTCAACAGGCTGCTGTTCCCCGGCCCGACAAAGGAATTCGAGGACCACCAGGAACAGTTCGGTGACACCTCGACGCTGTCGGCGAACCAGTTCTTCTATGGTCTGCGTTACGGCGAGGAGCACCGCGTCGAACTTGAACCCGGTCACGAACTGATCATCGGTCTCGAAGCGGTCAGCGACGCGGACGAGAAGGGCATGCGCACTGTGATGTGTGTCCTCAACGGACAACTGCGGCCGGTCGCGGTCCGCGACAGGTCGGTCGATGCCGAGGTGACTTCGGCGGAGAAGGCCGACCGCTCAAACCCCAACCATATCGCGGCGCCATTTGCCGGCGTGGTGTCACTGTCAGTGGGTGTCGGTGATGTCGTGGCGGCAGGTGCCGCGATAGGCACCATCGAGGCGATGAAGATGGAGGCCACGATCACCTCTCCGGTTGAGGGGAAGGTGACCAGGGTGGCCATCGGTGAAGTCGCCCAGGTGGCGCCGGGGGACTTGCTGATCGTGCTCGGCTGA